One Helicobacter suis HS1 genomic window, TTAAGATTGTAATCGGCCTTAACTTTCTTCTTTTTAACAGAGGAGAGAAATGCCTTAAGCTTTTGTAGCACCCTCTACTCTAGCGACTCTTGCGCATAGTCCTTAAAGTAGAAGTTGCAACCTTAATCCTTTGCTTAGTACCATCTTCTAGGGTAATATGAATGGTGTGCAAATTAGGTAATAAGCGCCTTTTTGTCTTGTTATTCGCATGGCTTACGCGGTTACCCACCATAGGACCTTTATGGCTTAAATCACATCTTCTTGCCATTTATTCTCCTTAATCTGAAAATAAACGGCGATTATACCCTTTTTGTCTTAAACTAGTGCGTGGGTGCTTTTTTAGACGCCATATCCCCTTCTGGAACACCTTTGGGTTTGGGCGTATTTGTACTCATAACCGGTAGGTTAGGATAGATAATAGTGGGTTTTTTACCGGTAAGTGATCCAAAGAAAGTGGCGATCTTTTCTGCTTCTACATCACTAATTGTAACGCCAAGTTGAATCTTACCCATAGCTTTAATCGCGTCTTTAATATCCCA contains:
- the rpmB gene encoding 50S ribosomal protein L28; this translates as MARRCDLSHKGPMVGNRVSHANNKTKRRLLPNLHTIHITLEDGTKQRIKVATSTLRTMRKSR